A region from the Corylus avellana chromosome ca7, CavTom2PMs-1.0 genome encodes:
- the LOC132186195 gene encoding uncharacterized protein LOC132186195 isoform X1 — protein sequence MAAAEARVVWQRTANRCFVQEDAKRAPKLACCQSSSSASEQVDAGPNNTADGPDRPALGFMPNRNPSFSNLSPDTRWWLQLQPSYGYQKGVTYEQLNALQAEAETLSSGSVNSTTTTFDEVNPQKGGTIYVDDPKNSESSLDMQYGRLSTVCMNTAPEVRKQEVKALCSKNPEEYLELMDMRGNYEFVGMDRVAKQANEFCLDPDSSWIGSGKTEPWWRTSDKDELASLVMKNSLNHIENCDLPPPQKMYVRRHPYASSGCFDHDEALSSSFDRKAQTSGISNRTHVQVCPDSLKTHGNERASSDERCSQCGSDKSFSSYSTNHKDIREMPQVSEGDLGKAQLMEALCHSQTRAREAEKAAKQAYAEKEHILKLFFRQASHLFAYKQWFQLLQLETLYFQIKNKDKSISTLFPVAVPWTSYKGRKQRKSWQKATKGRRVKRGRPRHDIKKYAVAFALGLSLVGAGLLLGWTVGWMLPAF from the exons ATGGCAGCGGCAGAAGCAAGAGTTGTATGGCAGAGAACAGCTAATCGGTGCTTTGTCCAAGAAGATGCCAAGAGGGCTCCCAAGTTAGCTTGCTGCCAATCATCATCTTCAGCATCCGAACAAGTTGATGCTGGACCTAACAATACAGCTGATGGCCCAGATCGTCCTGCTTTAGGTTTTATGCCTAACAGGAATCCTTCATTTTCCAATCTATCACCGGACACAAGATGGTGGCTCCAATTGCAACCTAGCTATGGGTACCAAAAGGGTGTAACTTATGAACAGTTGAATGCATTGCAGGCTGAAGCGGAAACCTTAAGCTCTGGCTCTGTAAATTCAACAACAACTACTTTTGATGAGGTCAACCCACAAAAAGGAGGCACTATTTATGTTGACGATCCTAAGAACAGCGAATCTTCTCTTGATATGCAATATGGTCGTCTCTCTACTGTTTGTATGAATACAGCTCCTGAAGTAAGAAAGCAAGAGGTAAAGGCTCTATGTAGTAAGAATCCCGAGGAATATCTCGAACTAATGGACATGAGGGGAAATTATGAATTTGTGGGTATGGATCGTGTTGCCAAGCAAGCCAATGAGTTTTGCTTAGATCCAGATTCTTCATGGATTGGGAGTGGCAAGACCGAGCCATGGTGGCGAACATCAGATAAAGATGAATTGGCCTCGTTGGTCATGAAGAATTCACTTAACCATATCGAGAATTGTGATCTTCCCCCACCTCAGAAAATGTATGTTAGGAGACACCCATATGCTTCTAGTGGGTGCTTTGACCATGATGAAGCATTGTCATCATCTTTTGATAGGAAGGCCCAAACTAGTGGTATTTCCAATAGGACTCACGTACAGGTCTGTCCTGATTCTTTAAAAACACATGGAAACGAGAGGGCTTCATCTGATGAACGGTGTTCACAATGTGGTTCTGACAAGTCATTCAG CAGTTATAGTACAAACCACAAGGATATAAGAGAGATGCCACAAGTTTCTGAAGGTGACCTTGGCAAAGCTCAGCTGATGGAAGCGCTCTGCCATTCTCAAACACGTGCTAGGGAAGCTGAGAAGGCAGCAAAGCAGGCCTATGCTGAGAAGGAGCACATTCTTAAGCTCTTCTTCAGACAAGCCTCACATCTTTTTGCCTATAAGCAGTGGTTCCAACTGCTGCAACTAGAAACCCTTTATTTTCagattaaaaataaagacaagTCAATTTCCACTCTATTCCCTGTGGCCGTTCCATGGACGTCTTACAAAGGTCGGAAACAGCGGAAAAGCTGGCAGAAGGCTACCAAGGGGAGAAGGGTCAAGCGAGGGCGACCCAGACA
- the LOC132186195 gene encoding uncharacterized protein LOC132186195 isoform X2, giving the protein MAAAEARVVWQRTANRCFVQEDAKRAPKLACCQSSSSASEQVDAGPNNTADGPDRPALGFMPNRNPSFSNLSPDTRWWLQLQPSYGYQKGVTYEQLNALQAEAETLSSGSVNSTTTTFDEVNPQKGGTIYVDDPKNSESSLDMQYGRLSTVCMNTAPEVRKQEVKALCSKNPEEYLELMDMRGNYEFVGMDRVAKQANEFCLDPDSSWIGSGKTEPWWRTSDKDELASLVMKNSLNHIENCDLPPPQKMYVRRHPYASSGCFDHDEALSSSFDRKAQTSGISNRTHVQVCPDSLKTHGNERASSDERCSQCGSDKSFSYSTNHKDIREMPQVSEGDLGKAQLMEALCHSQTRAREAEKAAKQAYAEKEHILKLFFRQASHLFAYKQWFQLLQLETLYFQIKNKDKSISTLFPVAVPWTSYKGRKQRKSWQKATKGRRVKRGRPRHDIKKYAVAFALGLSLVGAGLLLGWTVGWMLPAF; this is encoded by the exons ATGGCAGCGGCAGAAGCAAGAGTTGTATGGCAGAGAACAGCTAATCGGTGCTTTGTCCAAGAAGATGCCAAGAGGGCTCCCAAGTTAGCTTGCTGCCAATCATCATCTTCAGCATCCGAACAAGTTGATGCTGGACCTAACAATACAGCTGATGGCCCAGATCGTCCTGCTTTAGGTTTTATGCCTAACAGGAATCCTTCATTTTCCAATCTATCACCGGACACAAGATGGTGGCTCCAATTGCAACCTAGCTATGGGTACCAAAAGGGTGTAACTTATGAACAGTTGAATGCATTGCAGGCTGAAGCGGAAACCTTAAGCTCTGGCTCTGTAAATTCAACAACAACTACTTTTGATGAGGTCAACCCACAAAAAGGAGGCACTATTTATGTTGACGATCCTAAGAACAGCGAATCTTCTCTTGATATGCAATATGGTCGTCTCTCTACTGTTTGTATGAATACAGCTCCTGAAGTAAGAAAGCAAGAGGTAAAGGCTCTATGTAGTAAGAATCCCGAGGAATATCTCGAACTAATGGACATGAGGGGAAATTATGAATTTGTGGGTATGGATCGTGTTGCCAAGCAAGCCAATGAGTTTTGCTTAGATCCAGATTCTTCATGGATTGGGAGTGGCAAGACCGAGCCATGGTGGCGAACATCAGATAAAGATGAATTGGCCTCGTTGGTCATGAAGAATTCACTTAACCATATCGAGAATTGTGATCTTCCCCCACCTCAGAAAATGTATGTTAGGAGACACCCATATGCTTCTAGTGGGTGCTTTGACCATGATGAAGCATTGTCATCATCTTTTGATAGGAAGGCCCAAACTAGTGGTATTTCCAATAGGACTCACGTACAGGTCTGTCCTGATTCTTTAAAAACACATGGAAACGAGAGGGCTTCATCTGATGAACGGTGTTCACAATGTGGTTCTGACAAGTCATTCAG TTATAGTACAAACCACAAGGATATAAGAGAGATGCCACAAGTTTCTGAAGGTGACCTTGGCAAAGCTCAGCTGATGGAAGCGCTCTGCCATTCTCAAACACGTGCTAGGGAAGCTGAGAAGGCAGCAAAGCAGGCCTATGCTGAGAAGGAGCACATTCTTAAGCTCTTCTTCAGACAAGCCTCACATCTTTTTGCCTATAAGCAGTGGTTCCAACTGCTGCAACTAGAAACCCTTTATTTTCagattaaaaataaagacaagTCAATTTCCACTCTATTCCCTGTGGCCGTTCCATGGACGTCTTACAAAGGTCGGAAACAGCGGAAAAGCTGGCAGAAGGCTACCAAGGGGAGAAGGGTCAAGCGAGGGCGACCCAGACA